One stretch of Natronobacterium gregoryi SP2 DNA includes these proteins:
- a CDS encoding MMPL family transporter, which translates to MSAPERIADAVTNRSRIVLVVLLLATALAGAGAPMVDDDSSLEQFETDSPEAEALAEMDDRFGVDDEENTTSVQLITRGENVLSQESLIESLEFQQEIRNTESINESLDDGEEPITGVENIVAMTAETNEEVETLEDRGDDIEERAEELEERGDDLEERGEELEERAGALEERGEELGERQAELEATSEQLESGIDEARELQREYEELSAATDETGPAYQDGVAEIEGEYAALVAEVTAPLDDEQAVEYEELADEAREIESGRFAIENTLEEPETALQYQELNEQLEGVYTAATMGVLEDDFDELETDSEELETAQERLEDDFDELEAEQERLEDDFDELEAEQERLEDDFDELEEDDDRPPLDEQIETLEGIGDDEFETALEDTLSDDDDGGAGLAFVPSEYDPGSTEADARMTAIAQETGEDGLEMGAGDDAVIDAQLDLRELASTHDHDQIVFGVGVVTDEIDRSMGDSLTIVGPLALAFVVAALLIAYRDPLDIVLGVAGIVAVLIWTFGFMGWTGIAFNQMFVAVPVLLIGLSIDYAIHVFMRYREQRQGRSDVDAGSAESGQRNGVRGSMTVALAGVGVALVWVTATTAIGFLGNLVSPIGPIREFGVVSAVGILAALVVFGGLVPAAKVEIDSVLESHGFDRHRRAFGTGSGRLATVLTIGSVAARRLPLVLLVAVLLLTAGGVYGASQVDTSFEEEDFLAESPPEWTNSLPGPMAPGEYQAADDLDYVNENFQRDDLQVQLLVEGPVADDGTLERFETARDDAAESDVVYTLPGGEADIEGPLSVMEETAASNESFNESFTDADTTGNDVPDRNVEELYDELFEVDEDAARDVVYRTDDGEYESVRLLVAVDGDAAFDETTDEMRELAASIDADGVGDDRGHEDDELGAIATGDPIVNYIVEQDLFVTVLQSLVVTLVAVFTFLTVAYRLAGNSATLGAVTLLPVAFATSWILGTMSLVGMPFNVLTGMITSLTIGLGVAYSIHVSARYTLELERQGNVWAALHTTVTGTGGALLGSAATTIGGFGTLAFAILPVLRQFGIITALTITYAFLASVVVLPTLLVLWTRYFGPDASFDPQRTRRPAPTASDGGTAALDDAENDGKGDDP; encoded by the coding sequence ATGAGCGCTCCCGAACGGATCGCCGACGCCGTCACCAATCGTTCACGGATCGTCCTCGTCGTCCTCTTGCTTGCGACCGCGCTGGCCGGCGCTGGCGCACCGATGGTCGACGACGACTCCTCGCTCGAGCAGTTCGAGACCGATTCGCCCGAAGCCGAGGCGCTCGCGGAGATGGACGACCGATTCGGCGTCGACGACGAGGAGAACACGACGAGCGTCCAGTTGATAACCAGAGGCGAGAACGTTCTCTCCCAGGAGTCGCTGATCGAGTCCCTGGAGTTCCAACAGGAGATTCGGAACACCGAGTCGATAAACGAATCGCTCGACGACGGAGAGGAGCCGATCACCGGCGTCGAGAACATCGTCGCGATGACGGCGGAGACGAACGAGGAGGTCGAGACACTCGAAGACCGCGGTGACGACATCGAGGAGCGCGCCGAGGAGCTAGAAGAACGCGGCGACGACCTCGAGGAGCGTGGCGAGGAACTCGAAGAGCGCGCGGGTGCTCTCGAGGAACGTGGCGAAGAACTCGGCGAACGACAGGCCGAACTGGAAGCGACCAGCGAGCAACTCGAAAGCGGCATCGACGAGGCGCGCGAACTCCAGCGCGAGTACGAGGAGTTGAGCGCGGCCACCGACGAGACTGGCCCCGCGTATCAGGACGGTGTTGCGGAGATCGAAGGTGAGTACGCGGCACTCGTCGCGGAAGTCACTGCCCCCCTCGACGACGAGCAGGCTGTCGAGTACGAAGAACTCGCCGACGAGGCACGGGAGATCGAATCCGGGCGCTTCGCGATCGAGAACACGCTCGAGGAGCCCGAGACGGCACTCCAGTACCAGGAGCTAAACGAGCAACTCGAGGGAGTCTACACCGCCGCCACGATGGGCGTCCTCGAGGACGACTTCGACGAACTCGAGACAGACTCCGAGGAACTCGAGACAGCCCAGGAGAGACTCGAGGACGACTTCGACGAGCTCGAAGCGGAACAGGAACGACTCGAGGACGACTTCGACGAACTCGAAGCGGAACAGGAACGACTCGAGGACGACTTCGACGAACTCGAGGAAGACGACGATCGGCCGCCACTTGACGAACAGATCGAGACGCTCGAAGGGATAGGCGACGACGAGTTCGAAACGGCCCTCGAGGACACGCTGTCGGACGACGACGACGGCGGCGCGGGGCTTGCGTTCGTGCCGTCGGAGTACGACCCCGGCTCGACCGAGGCCGACGCCCGGATGACCGCGATCGCACAGGAGACCGGAGAAGACGGTCTCGAGATGGGGGCTGGCGACGACGCGGTGATCGATGCACAACTTGACCTCCGAGAACTCGCGAGTACTCACGACCACGACCAGATCGTCTTCGGCGTCGGCGTCGTCACCGACGAAATCGACCGGTCGATGGGCGATAGCCTGACGATCGTCGGACCGCTGGCGCTTGCGTTCGTCGTCGCAGCGTTGCTGATCGCCTACCGCGATCCGCTGGACATCGTTCTCGGCGTCGCGGGCATCGTCGCAGTGTTGATCTGGACGTTCGGTTTCATGGGGTGGACGGGGATCGCGTTCAACCAGATGTTCGTCGCAGTTCCCGTCCTGTTGATCGGACTCTCTATCGACTACGCGATTCACGTGTTCATGCGCTACCGGGAACAGAGACAAGGGCGATCCGACGTGGACGCAGGTTCGGCGGAGTCCGGCCAGAGAAACGGCGTCAGGGGTTCGATGACGGTCGCACTCGCCGGTGTCGGCGTCGCTCTGGTCTGGGTTACCGCGACGACCGCGATCGGCTTCCTGGGGAACCTCGTCAGTCCGATCGGGCCGATCCGAGAGTTCGGCGTCGTCAGCGCCGTCGGCATCCTCGCTGCGCTGGTCGTCTTCGGCGGACTGGTTCCCGCAGCCAAAGTCGAAATCGACTCCGTCCTCGAGTCACACGGCTTCGACCGACACAGGCGTGCGTTCGGCACCGGCAGTGGTCGTCTGGCCACCGTTCTCACGATCGGTTCCGTGGCCGCGCGGCGACTCCCGCTCGTCCTCCTCGTCGCCGTCCTGTTGCTGACCGCTGGCGGCGTCTACGGCGCGAGCCAGGTCGACACCAGCTTCGAAGAGGAGGACTTCCTCGCGGAGAGCCCGCCGGAGTGGACGAACTCGCTGCCCGGACCGATGGCACCCGGCGAGTACCAGGCCGCCGACGACCTCGACTACGTCAACGAGAACTTCCAGCGCGACGACCTCCAGGTGCAGCTACTCGTCGAAGGGCCGGTCGCCGACGACGGGACGCTAGAGCGCTTCGAGACCGCACGGGACGATGCCGCGGAGAGCGACGTGGTCTACACGCTCCCGGGCGGAGAGGCAGACATCGAGGGACCACTGTCGGTGATGGAAGAGACAGCCGCGAGCAACGAGTCGTTCAACGAGTCGTTCACCGACGCAGATACGACGGGCAACGACGTCCCCGACCGGAACGTCGAGGAACTGTACGACGAACTGTTCGAGGTCGACGAAGACGCCGCTCGCGACGTCGTCTACCGCACCGACGACGGCGAGTACGAGTCGGTACGGCTGCTCGTGGCCGTCGACGGAGACGCGGCGTTCGACGAGACGACCGACGAGATGCGAGAGCTCGCAGCGTCGATCGACGCGGACGGCGTCGGTGACGACCGCGGCCACGAGGACGACGAACTCGGCGCGATCGCAACCGGTGACCCCATCGTCAACTACATCGTCGAACAGGACCTGTTCGTCACCGTCCTCCAGAGTCTCGTGGTGACGCTCGTGGCCGTCTTCACCTTCCTGACGGTCGCCTACCGGCTGGCCGGCAACAGCGCCACACTCGGGGCCGTGACCCTGTTACCCGTCGCCTTCGCCACCAGCTGGATCCTCGGCACGATGTCTCTCGTCGGAATGCCGTTCAACGTCTTGACGGGAATGATCACCAGCCTCACGATCGGGCTCGGCGTCGCCTACAGCATCCACGTCAGTGCCCGCTATACGCTCGAACTCGAGCGGCAGGGCAACGTCTGGGCGGCACTGCACACGACTGTCACCGGTACCGGTGGTGCGTTGCTCGGTAGTGCCGCGACGACGATCGGTGGATTCGGCACCCTCGCGTTCGCGATCCTGCCCGTCCTCCGGCAGTTCGGGATCATCACCGCACTGACGATCACGTACGCCTTCCTGGCCAGCGTCGTCGTGCTTCCGACACTGCTGGTGCTGTGGACGCGATACTTCGGGCCCGACGCCTCCTTCGATCCACAGCGTACGAGACGCCCAGCACCGACCGCAAGCGACGGCGGCACGGCTGCGCTCGACGACGCTGAAAACGACGGGAAAGGTGACGATCCATGA
- a CDS encoding MBL fold metallo-hydrolase, whose amino-acid sequence MRVTFLGTGTAMPTGERFQTGILVQEAGRNLLIDCGSGVLHRLQQSGIGYENVSTVLLTHHHLDHVADLLPLMKARWLAGEEHLEVVGPQGTKRLVDDLLSVHDYMDGRLDLQIREVVAGEFSVAGFDVSAYETRHSLPCLAYRFDDRFTFSGDSEAFDGLANFADESAILAHDCSFPDDVDVSNHPTPETLGKALAGRDVGRVYLTHLYPHTDDRHEEMLESIGAHYEGDVRFANDLKTISIE is encoded by the coding sequence ATGCGCGTCACCTTTCTCGGTACCGGCACTGCGATGCCGACCGGCGAGCGGTTCCAGACCGGCATCCTCGTCCAGGAAGCGGGCCGGAACCTGCTGATCGACTGTGGATCGGGCGTCCTGCATCGCCTCCAGCAGTCCGGTATCGGCTACGAGAACGTCTCGACGGTCCTGTTGACCCACCACCATCTCGACCACGTCGCGGACCTGCTGCCGTTGATGAAGGCCCGCTGGCTCGCCGGCGAGGAACACTTGGAAGTCGTCGGCCCACAGGGAACCAAGAGACTGGTCGACGACCTGCTGTCGGTCCACGACTACATGGACGGTCGGCTCGACCTGCAGATCCGGGAAGTCGTCGCCGGCGAGTTCTCCGTCGCCGGGTTCGACGTCTCGGCCTACGAGACGCGTCACTCGCTGCCGTGTCTGGCCTACCGGTTCGACGACCGCTTTACGTTCAGCGGCGACAGCGAGGCCTTCGACGGCCTGGCGAACTTCGCCGACGAGTCGGCCATCCTCGCTCACGACTGCTCGTTCCCCGACGACGTCGACGTCTCGAACCATCCGACGCCCGAGACGCTCGGCAAGGCCCTCGCTGGCAGGGACGTTGGCCGGGTTTACCTCACTCACCTGTATCCACACACGGACGATCGCCACGAGGAGATGCTCGAGTCGATCGGGGCTCACTACGAGGGTGACGTCCGATTCGCAAACGACCTCAAGACGATCAGCATCGAGTGA
- a CDS encoding phosphotransferase family protein, which yields MSEEYYERLVDEDALGDYLREHLGDVDEYAVERHQEGHSNETLFVTWGDRELVVRRPPPGETAETAHDVLREYRVTAALTETAVPVPEPILACDDPDVIGSDFYVMDRLEGTVMRESESGAFADLESRRRIGEELVDTLAAIHDVDYEAVGLADFGHPPSYTERQVERWGQQLMWAFDVTTEEREVPDIYDVGAWLQENAPEDHPHTLVHGDYKLDNVMYATDDGAPELVGVFDWEMATLGDPRADLGWLLSYWRDPKDPEPAVPELTATFMEREGYSTRRELVDRWESRTDFSFEHDRFYRALAVYKLAALGEMFFRRYLEGNSDDPMYPLMEDRVPALATRAKRIVDGDEPL from the coding sequence ATGAGCGAGGAGTACTACGAGCGACTCGTCGACGAGGACGCGCTGGGCGACTACCTGCGCGAGCACCTCGGCGACGTCGACGAGTACGCCGTCGAGCGCCACCAGGAAGGCCACTCCAACGAGACGCTGTTCGTCACGTGGGGTGACCGTGAACTCGTCGTTCGCCGACCGCCGCCGGGTGAGACGGCCGAGACCGCCCACGACGTTCTCCGGGAGTACCGGGTGACGGCGGCGCTGACCGAGACGGCGGTGCCCGTTCCCGAACCCATCCTCGCCTGTGACGATCCCGACGTCATCGGCAGCGACTTCTACGTGATGGACCGCCTCGAGGGGACAGTCATGCGCGAGTCCGAATCCGGTGCGTTCGCCGACCTCGAGTCGCGGCGACGGATCGGCGAGGAACTCGTCGACACACTGGCCGCGATCCACGACGTCGACTACGAGGCGGTCGGCCTGGCGGACTTCGGCCATCCGCCCAGCTACACCGAGCGACAGGTCGAACGCTGGGGCCAGCAGCTCATGTGGGCATTCGACGTCACGACCGAGGAACGCGAGGTACCGGACATCTACGATGTCGGCGCGTGGCTCCAGGAGAACGCCCCCGAGGACCACCCGCACACGCTCGTCCACGGGGACTACAAGCTCGACAACGTCATGTACGCGACCGACGACGGAGCGCCCGAACTCGTCGGCGTCTTCGACTGGGAGATGGCGACGCTGGGTGATCCGCGGGCCGACCTCGGCTGGCTGCTCTCGTACTGGCGCGACCCGAAAGACCCCGAGCCCGCGGTTCCCGAACTCACTGCGACGTTCATGGAACGAGAGGGGTACTCGACCCGTCGCGAACTGGTCGACCGCTGGGAGTCACGGACCGACTTTAGCTTCGAACACGACCGGTTCTACCGGGCGCTCGCGGTCTACAAACTCGCTGCGCTCGGCGAGATGTTCTTCCGGCGCTACCTCGAGGGCAACAGCGACGATCCGATGTACCCGCTGATGGAAGACCGCGTGCCGGCGCTGGCCACACGAGCGAAACGGATCGTCGACGGCGACGAGCCGTTGTAG
- a CDS encoding HAD family hydrolase: MSDDRPKLEAVFWDIGGVILDLESVQRAHAAFVGELCERYDLDYDREAAVDLWRTTVGNHFRKREGTTFRSAREGYANGVAELVGERVPESAWKPTFDEYVEEAIEPVPGAVEAVERLADSDHHVGVVSDVDDRAGKRMLESFGIREAFDSITTSEEVGRTKPDPEIFEVALEKAEVDPGRALLIGDRYDHDVRGADDVGMHGVAFGTEDGPAVTYRIESPLEVLEIVDEQ; the protein is encoded by the coding sequence ATGAGTGACGACCGACCGAAATTAGAGGCCGTCTTCTGGGACATCGGCGGCGTGATCCTCGACCTCGAGTCCGTCCAGCGTGCCCACGCGGCGTTCGTCGGCGAGTTGTGTGAGCGATACGACCTCGATTACGACCGCGAGGCGGCCGTCGATCTCTGGCGGACGACTGTCGGGAACCACTTCCGGAAACGCGAGGGGACGACGTTTCGGTCCGCCCGCGAGGGGTACGCGAACGGTGTCGCGGAACTGGTCGGCGAACGCGTCCCCGAGTCGGCGTGGAAACCGACGTTCGACGAGTACGTCGAAGAGGCGATCGAGCCCGTCCCGGGCGCGGTGGAGGCCGTCGAGCGACTCGCCGACTCCGATCACCACGTCGGCGTCGTCAGCGACGTCGACGACCGTGCCGGCAAGCGCATGCTCGAGTCGTTCGGTATCCGCGAGGCGTTCGACTCGATCACCACCTCCGAGGAAGTCGGACGCACCAAACCCGATCCCGAAATCTTCGAGGTCGCACTCGAGAAGGCCGAGGTCGATCCCGGCCGAGCGTTGCTGATCGGCGACCGCTACGACCACGACGTCCGCGGTGCCGACGACGTTGGCATGCACGGCGTCGCGTTCGGAACCGAGGACGGGCCGGCCGTCACCTACCGGATCGAGTCGCCGCTCGAGGTGCTCGAGATCGTCGACGAACAGTGA
- a CDS encoding SDR family NAD(P)-dependent oxidoreductase, translated as MSTSQFSIDGDVAVVTGASSGIGEAIAESFAADGVDVVVCSREQENVEPVADGIAESDRPGEALAVECDVTDREAVDALIEATVEEFGGLDVLVNNAGASFMANFSDISENGWKTIVDINLHGTYNCIQAAEEYLKDGGGTVINFASVAGQQGAPYMSHYGAAKAAVVNLTTTLAHEWAGDDVRVNCIAPGFVATEGVETQMGISADDVDRSEVERRMGTVAEIADLTQFLASPASSYIVGETITASGVPDVMESPDV; from the coding sequence GTGAGCACGTCCCAGTTCAGCATCGACGGCGACGTCGCCGTCGTCACCGGTGCCTCGAGCGGAATCGGGGAGGCGATCGCGGAGTCGTTCGCAGCCGACGGCGTCGACGTGGTGGTCTGTTCGCGCGAACAGGAGAACGTCGAGCCGGTTGCCGACGGCATCGCGGAGAGCGACCGGCCGGGCGAGGCACTGGCGGTCGAGTGTGACGTCACCGACCGCGAAGCCGTCGACGCGCTGATCGAGGCGACCGTCGAAGAGTTCGGCGGTCTCGACGTGCTGGTGAACAACGCCGGCGCGTCTTTCATGGCGAACTTCTCGGACATCTCCGAAAACGGCTGGAAGACGATCGTCGACATCAATCTCCACGGCACCTACAACTGCATCCAGGCCGCCGAAGAGTACCTCAAGGACGGCGGCGGGACGGTGATCAACTTCGCGAGCGTCGCCGGCCAGCAGGGCGCACCGTACATGAGCCACTACGGCGCGGCCAAGGCGGCGGTCGTCAACCTCACGACGACGCTGGCCCACGAGTGGGCCGGCGACGACGTGCGGGTAAACTGCATCGCACCCGGCTTCGTCGCCACCGAGGGCGTCGAGACCCAGATGGGGATCTCGGCCGACGACGTCGACCGATCCGAGGTCGAGCGTCGGATGGGAACCGTCGCGGAGATCGCCGACCTGACCCAGTTCCTCGCCAGTCCGGCGTCGTCCTATATCGTCGGCGAGACGATCACCGCGAGCGGCGTTCCGGACGTCATGGAGTCGCCGGACGTCTAA
- a CDS encoding AIR synthase family protein produces MPGKVPPDELFAHVFERTGDADIDETVLQGPADGEDAAAIDWPGGDLVVSSDPISLAASQVGNLGVHVACNDVAASGADPRWLTVVVLLPDETADLETITRDVDAAASEVGASVVGGHSEYVDQLERPLVSLTAMGATERFVPTGGAAPGDVVLLTKAAGIEGTAILAADFGDDLEVPPDVVDRATGFLEEISVVPDARAIREYATAMHDPTEGGVAAGLLELARASAVRLEVDRDAVPIREETDRLCEAVDVDPLRIFGSGGLLATVPEDERDDALEALADAGLEAASIGTVREGEPELRLGEESIVEPVADDLYPLWEAADASTS; encoded by the coding sequence ATGCCCGGGAAGGTACCACCCGACGAGTTGTTCGCACACGTCTTCGAGCGGACGGGAGACGCCGACATCGACGAGACAGTCTTGCAGGGGCCTGCGGACGGCGAAGACGCCGCTGCCATCGACTGGCCCGGTGGCGACCTCGTCGTGAGCTCCGACCCCATCTCGCTTGCAGCCTCGCAGGTGGGCAACCTCGGCGTCCACGTCGCCTGCAACGACGTCGCCGCGTCGGGTGCCGACCCGCGGTGGCTCACGGTCGTCGTCCTCCTTCCCGACGAGACGGCCGACCTCGAGACGATCACGCGAGACGTAGACGCTGCCGCCAGCGAGGTCGGCGCGTCGGTCGTCGGCGGCCACTCGGAGTACGTCGACCAACTCGAGCGGCCGCTGGTCTCGCTGACCGCGATGGGGGCGACCGAGCGGTTCGTGCCGACCGGCGGCGCTGCACCCGGCGACGTCGTCCTCCTCACCAAGGCAGCCGGAATCGAGGGGACGGCGATCCTCGCGGCAGACTTCGGCGACGACCTCGAGGTGCCACCGGACGTCGTCGACCGGGCGACGGGATTTCTCGAGGAGATCAGCGTCGTCCCCGACGCACGGGCGATCCGAGAGTACGCCACCGCGATGCACGATCCGACGGAGGGCGGCGTCGCAGCCGGGTTGCTCGAACTCGCCCGCGCCTCGGCGGTTCGACTCGAGGTCGACCGCGATGCCGTTCCGATCCGCGAGGAGACCGATCGACTCTGTGAGGCGGTCGATGTCGATCCGCTCCGAATCTTCGGCTCGGGTGGCCTGCTCGCGACCGTCCCCGAAGACGAGCGCGACGACGCGCTCGAGGCGCTCGCGGACGCCGGCCTCGAAGCGGCGAGTATCGGGACCGTACGCGAGGGAGAGCCGGAACTCCGTCTCGGTGAGGAGTCGATCGTCGAACCCGTCGCGGACGACCTCTACCCACTCTGGGAAGCAGCCGACGCATCGACTTCGTGA
- a CDS encoding AAA domain-containing protein yields MHVRGTVAGEVEVRSVSTSYGDSDLAEVPVRLESDDGTDPTTVTLWNKWTESAELLDPGMEVLVTNAEADEYRGERQYTTTGDSYVVVEPSFLVNVTAIRNWVECPRLYYLNKLSGIPLNYPVVKGTIVHEVFGDLLRGRDLEAAIDDRVEERGLELGLLGETRESVAEDVRENAAAIESWLEQGRLTEEDSWRSEQLLISETFGIRGRADAIRRGAPVELKTGKNLKKEPRFKDKVQAACYALVLEEHGGEVDTGTLLYTKNSALDRNEETGDLTPAKDFSMGNGLLKFVVRLRNEIAAMEMQGEIPTGYEGDAKCEYCFEQDTCMVVSGRLDQESKAGAIGTPLPEAEREYFDRFYRAIEEERREVHREYAKLWEQDAQQRADDDRALIDLEFVEMRELEGGRWELRARREGGATSKLREGDLVLASDGDPVGGNSELARIERLDEQVVLTTDEPVEVTRLDVYPSELTTDRLLAALHDFLLKGDERRKDVLFGREKPAFDRPDETFVDNNDAQNEAVRMAVGAEDFALVHGPPGTGKTYTIARAVRAMVERGERVLLSAFTNRAVDNVLEALLEQLADIVDPDRIVRVGSESGVREDMQPYRLERSGEPADRVGKLQAAQVVAATTATCGSRVMKEQSFDVALVDEAAQLTEPGTYAAVNLADRFVLVGDHEQLPPVVRAENDLTESLFERLVDRHPEAGVMLDRQYRMNQRIQAFASQEFYDGRLRPAEPEVASRTLEDLAGVARTDLPEHLQDPVSFAPVEGDGSQYTDSEEAARIAELVEAYEEAGLERTDIGIIAPFRAQVSEISNHVPDAVTVDTVDRFQGSSQEVIVVSFTATGSLEGPIFEDHRRINVALTRPKRGLVLVGDPAALESDPVYRRMLEWARQ; encoded by the coding sequence GTGCACGTACGCGGAACCGTCGCGGGCGAAGTCGAGGTGCGCTCGGTGTCGACGAGCTACGGCGACAGCGACCTGGCAGAAGTGCCGGTTCGTCTCGAGAGCGACGACGGGACAGATCCGACGACCGTCACGCTCTGGAACAAGTGGACCGAGTCCGCCGAACTGCTCGACCCCGGAATGGAGGTGCTGGTGACGAACGCCGAGGCAGACGAGTATCGCGGCGAACGACAGTACACGACGACCGGGGACTCCTACGTCGTCGTCGAGCCGAGTTTCCTCGTCAACGTGACCGCCATCCGCAACTGGGTGGAGTGTCCGCGCCTGTACTACCTCAACAAACTCTCCGGGATTCCGCTGAACTACCCCGTCGTGAAAGGGACGATCGTCCACGAGGTCTTCGGGGACCTGCTTCGGGGGCGCGATCTGGAGGCAGCGATCGACGACCGCGTCGAGGAACGTGGTCTCGAACTCGGCCTGCTCGGCGAGACCCGCGAGAGCGTCGCCGAAGACGTCCGGGAGAACGCCGCGGCGATCGAGAGCTGGCTCGAGCAGGGTCGGCTGACGGAAGAAGATAGTTGGCGCTCCGAACAACTGCTGATCAGCGAGACGTTTGGCATCCGCGGCCGGGCCGACGCCATCCGCCGGGGCGCGCCGGTCGAACTCAAGACGGGGAAGAACCTGAAGAAAGAACCCCGGTTCAAGGACAAAGTCCAGGCCGCCTGCTATGCACTCGTGCTCGAGGAACACGGCGGCGAGGTCGACACCGGCACCCTGCTGTACACGAAAAACTCCGCGCTGGATCGCAACGAGGAGACGGGCGATCTCACCCCCGCGAAAGACTTCTCGATGGGCAACGGGCTCCTGAAGTTCGTCGTCCGTCTTCGCAACGAGATCGCCGCGATGGAGATGCAAGGCGAGATCCCGACGGGATACGAGGGCGACGCCAAGTGCGAGTACTGTTTCGAGCAGGACACCTGCATGGTCGTCTCGGGTCGGCTCGACCAGGAGTCGAAAGCCGGGGCGATCGGCACACCACTCCCCGAGGCCGAACGGGAGTACTTCGATCGATTCTACCGGGCCATCGAGGAGGAACGCCGCGAGGTCCACCGCGAGTACGCCAAACTCTGGGAACAAGACGCCCAGCAGCGGGCCGACGACGACCGCGCACTGATCGACCTCGAGTTCGTCGAGATGCGGGAACTCGAGGGCGGGCGCTGGGAACTCCGGGCGCGACGCGAGGGGGGCGCGACCTCGAAGCTCCGGGAGGGTGATCTGGTGCTTGCAAGTGACGGCGATCCGGTCGGCGGAAACTCGGAGCTCGCCAGGATCGAACGGCTCGACGAGCAGGTCGTCTTGACTACCGACGAACCGGTCGAAGTCACCAGGCTCGACGTCTACCCCTCCGAACTGACTACCGATCGACTGCTGGCCGCACTGCATGACTTCCTGCTGAAAGGCGACGAACGCAGGAAGGACGTGCTCTTTGGACGGGAAAAGCCCGCTTTCGACCGCCCCGACGAGACGTTCGTCGACAACAACGACGCCCAGAACGAAGCAGTACGGATGGCGGTAGGGGCCGAGGATTTCGCACTCGTCCACGGGCCGCCGGGGACCGGCAAGACCTACACCATCGCTCGAGCCGTCCGTGCGATGGTCGAACGCGGTGAACGCGTCCTCCTTTCAGCGTTTACGAACCGCGCCGTCGACAACGTCCTCGAGGCGCTGCTCGAGCAACTCGCGGACATCGTCGATCCCGATCGGATCGTTCGCGTCGGCTCCGAGAGCGGCGTCCGCGAGGATATGCAGCCCTATCGGCTCGAGCGGTCGGGCGAGCCTGCCGACCGCGTCGGGAAACTCCAGGCGGCACAGGTCGTCGCCGCGACGACCGCGACCTGTGGGTCGCGGGTGATGAAAGAACAGTCGTTCGACGTCGCCCTGGTCGACGAGGCCGCCCAGCTTACCGAACCCGGCACGTACGCGGCAGTCAACCTCGCGGATCGATTCGTCCTCGTCGGCGACCACGAACAGTTACCGCCGGTCGTTCGAGCCGAAAACGACCTGACCGAATCGCTGTTCGAACGGCTCGTCGACCGCCACCCCGAGGCCGGCGTCATGCTCGATCGCCAGTACCGGATGAACCAGCGTATCCAGGCGTTCGCGTCGCAAGAGTTCTACGATGGACGACTTCGACCCGCCGAACCCGAGGTGGCGAGTCGAACGCTCGAGGACCTCGCGGGCGTCGCCCGAACCGACCTGCCGGAGCACCTGCAAGACCCCGTCTCGTTCGCCCCCGTCGAGGGCGACGGCAGCCAGTACACCGACAGCGAGGAGGCCGCTCGGATCGCGGAACTGGTCGAAGCCTACGAAGAGGCCGGCCTCGAGCGCACGGATATCGGCATCATCGCACCGTTTCGCGCCCAAGTCTCCGAAATTTCGAACCACGTCCCCGACGCCGTCACCGTCGACACCGTCGACCGGTTCCAGGGCTCGAGCCAGGAGGTGATCGTCGTTTCCTTTACCGCGACGGGATCGCTCGAGGGACCGATCTTCGAGGACCACCGGCGGATCAACGTCGCGCTGACCCGACCCAAGCGGGGACTGGTGCTCGTCGGCGATCCGGCCGCGCTCGAGTCTGATCCGGTGTACCGGCGCATGCTCGAGTGGGCGCGTCAGTGA
- a CDS encoding SPW repeat protein encodes MSDPNRDDRTSPSDPDAGDDPTERTPVETDSGTGADSGERMGQGGHEPRDESTAIASEERRRNTSFISGIVAVLGLWAVVSVLIYDVGGAITWNNVLVGAVVFAAAGYNYYRLSNDVPLSVGVASLVAVLGIWLIVSAALLEMIGGMFWSTLVTGLLVTGLSGYNAYEAREARAVTREPETSTQ; translated from the coding sequence ATGAGTGATCCGAACCGCGACGATCGGACCAGTCCGAGCGATCCGGACGCTGGCGACGACCCGACCGAACGGACGCCGGTCGAGACCGACTCGGGGACCGGGGCCGACTCCGGGGAACGGATGGGCCAGGGTGGTCACGAACCCCGCGACGAGTCGACGGCGATCGCGAGCGAGGAACGCCGCCGGAATACGTCGTTCATCAGCGGTATCGTCGCCGTTCTTGGCCTGTGGGCTGTCGTCTCGGTGCTGATCTACGATGTCGGTGGGGCGATCACGTGGAACAACGTTCTCGTGGGTGCCGTCGTCTTCGCCGCTGCCGGCTACAACTACTATCGGCTCTCGAACGACGTGCCGCTCAGCGTCGGCGTCGCCTCGCTCGTGGCAGTACTCGGCATCTGGTTGATCGTCTCGGCTGCCCTGCTGGAGATGATCGGTGGCATGTTCTGGAGTACGCTCGTCACTGGCCTGCTCGTCACCGGGCTGTCGGGATACAACGCCTACGAAGCACGCGAGGCAAGAGCAGTCACGAGGGAGCCAGAAACCAGTACCCAGTAA